In Triticum urartu cultivar G1812 chromosome 6, Tu2.1, whole genome shotgun sequence, the following proteins share a genomic window:
- the LOC125515644 gene encoding disease resistance protein RGA5-like: protein MEAALVSVATGVLKPVIGKLTVLLGNEYKRFKTVRKEIKSLTNELAAMEAFLLKMSEEEDPDVQDKVWMNEVRELSYDMEDAIDDFMQSIGDKDEKPDGFIEKIKNSLGKLGKMKAHRRIGKEIQDLKKQIKEVGERNARYKGRQTFTSTKNETVDPRALAIFEHASNLVGIDEPKAEIIKLLAQEDVRASTQQQLKIISIVGSGGIGKTTLANQVYQELKGQFKRHAFISVSRNPDIMNILRAILSKVSGQSNANTEAWSIEQLISKITNFLGDTRYFVFADDIWDVKTWNVIKCAFPTTSSGSIIIITTRINDVADSCRSSCNGHIYNIRHLDMVHSRQLFNRRLFDSNEDCPSHLKKVSGEILEKCVGLPLAIISISGLLATTERTEHRWNQVKDSIGRALERNPSVEGMIKILSLSYFDLPPRLKTCLLYVSIFPEDSIIEKKALIWRWIAEGIIHKDDIYTSYQLGERCFNELVNRCLIQVTWTDEYGKVENCRVHDIILDFIISKAIEENFVTFVGVPYITIGAQRKVRRLSLQVDEKEKSISKKGLVLSHVRSVNAFGCTVEIPSLDEFRYLRVLDFELCRQVENNHLANIGSLFQLRHLNLSWTEVSELPEEIGRLHCLEMLDIRGTKVHELPATIVNLKKLVDLLVDTRVKFPNGIAKMQAMEMLEQVGVFRQQFNFLQELGQLQNMRKLVLDFEGDPVTVDGMGKDECNEAIAYSLRNLEDFISLTVHGGSFLQQGPGCPVPHSIQELFMTKSSPLPRVPVWVSSLVNLQQLHLQVKEFEQEDLCILGSLPALLILELITGDVMRNRKLTVSAEAGFRCLRKFSFGIFNWMMFEAGSMPKLQKLELRIWLCNRFDMIVAARTASGGAFDFGIGNLPCLITVKYAARGCNVCMAAAKAAVERAAGRYPNRPTLLFQKLDATYTLTDCQLWRVDCEGWGRYYKSMYNEVPLAGCKK from the exons ATGGAGGCCGCTCTCGTCAGCGTGGCGACAGGGGTCCTCAAACCTGTCATAGGGAAGCTGACCGTTCTGCTGGGCAACGAGTACAAGCGTTTCAAAACAGTTCGAAAGGAGATCAAGTCTCTCACTAATGAGCTTGCCGCAATGGAGGCTTTTCTCCTCAAGATGTCGGAGGAGGAGGATCCCGATGTGCAGGATAAAGTTTGGATGAATGAGGTGCGGGAACTGTCCTATGACATGGAGGACGCCATCGACGACTTCATGCAAAGCATCGGTGACAAGGACGAAAAGCCAGATGGCTTCATTGAGAAGATCAAAAACTCGCTAGGGAAGTTGGGGAAGATGAAGGCTCACCGCCGGATCGGCAAGGAGATCCAAGATCTGAAGAAACAAATCAAAGAGGTGGGTGAGAGGAATGCAAGGTACAAGGGTCGTCAGACCTTCACTAGCACAAAAAATGAAACCGTTGACCCTAGAGCTCTTGCTATCTTTGAGCATGCCTCAAATCTCGTTGGGATTGATGAACCCAAGGCTGAGATAATCAAGCTATTGGCACAAGAGGATGTTCGTGCGTCAACGCAACAACAACTAAAGATAATCTCCATCGTTGGATCTGGAGGTATAGGCAAGACAACTCTTGCAAACCAAGTGTATCAAGAACTCAAAGGACAATTCAAGAGACATGCTTTCATATCCGTGTCGCGAAATCCAGACATTATGAATATCCTAAGGGCTATTCTTAGCAAAGTTAGCGGTCAAAGTAATGCTAACACAGAAGCATGGAGTATAGAACAATTGATCAGCAAGATCACCAATTTCCTAGGAGACACAAG GTACTTTGTTTTCGCTGATGATATATGGGATGTGAAAACATGGAATGTTATTAAGTGTGCATTCCCCACGACTAGTTCTGGCAGTATAATAATCATCACTACTCGTATTAATGATGTCGCAGATTCATGCCGATCATCCTGTAATGGTCATATTTATAATATAAGGCATCTTGATATGGTGCATTCGAGGCAACTATTCAACAGAAGACTGTTCGATTCCAATGAAGATTGCCCTTCACACCTTAAAAAGGTTTCTGGGGAAATTTTGGAAAAATGTGTTGGTTTACCTTTGGCAATCATTTCTATATCTGGTCTGTTGGCTACCACGGAAAGAACAGAGCATCGGTGGAATCAAGTGAAAGATTCAATTGGTCGCGCACTTGAAAGGAATCCTAGCGTCGAAGGAATGATAAAGATATTGTCACTTAGTTACTTTGATCTGCCTCCTCGTCTTAAAACTTGTCTCTTGTATGTGAGTATTTTTCCTGAAGATTCTATAATTGAGAAGAAAGCTCTTATATGGAGATGGATTGCTGAAGGAATCATTCATAAAGATGACATATATACATCATACCAGTTAGGGGAGAGGTGTTTCAATGAGCTCGTCAATAGGTGTTTGATCCAAGTTACATGGACAGACGAATATGGTAAGGTGGAGAATTGTCGAGTTCACGACATAATTCTTGATTTCATCATATCCAAGGCCATTGAAGAGAACTTCGTTACTTTTGTTGGTGTCCCTTATATAACTATTGGGGCGCAACGAAAAGTTCGTCGTCTCTCTCTCCAAGTTGATGAGAAAGAAAAATCTATATCAAAGAAAGGTCTGGTGTTGTCTCATGTCCGCTCAGTAAATgcatttgggtgtaccgtggaaATTCCTTCTCTTGATGAGTTCAGATATTTGCGTGTTTTGGACTTTGAGCTTTGCCGCCAAGTGGAAAACAACCATCTTGCAAATATAGGGAGCTTGTTTCAGTTGAGGCACCTGAACCTGAGTTGGACGGAAGTAAGTGAGCTCCCGGAAGAAATCGGCCGTCTACATTGCTTAGAGATGCTGGACATAAGAGGCACCAAAGTACATGAATTACCAGCAACTATTGTTAATCTTAAGAAATTGGTGGATCTGCTTGTTGATACTAGAGTTAAGTTTCCTAATGGAATTGCAAAGATGCAAGCAATGGAGATGTTGGAACAGGTGGGTGTCTTCAGGCAGCAGTTTAACTTCCTGCAAGAACTTGGGCAGCTACAGAATATGAGGAAACTGGTCCTCGATTTTGAAGGAGATCCTGTCACTGTAGATGGAATGGGAAAGGACGAGTGCAATGAAGCTATTGCCTATTCTCTTCGCAATCTAGAGGACTTTATTTCTCTAACTGTTCATGGTGGAAGCTTCTTACAACAGGGACCTGGGTGCCCTGTTCCGCATAGCATCCAGGAACTCTTCATGACCAAGTCCTCACCTCTACCACGGGTTCCGGTATGGGTGAGCTCCCTCGTAAACCTGCAGCAGCTGCACCTTCAAGTAAAAGAGTTCGAGCAGGAAGATCTGTGCATCCTTGGAAGCTTACCCGCCCTGCTCATTCTGGAACTGATAACAGGAGATGTAATGAGAAATAGAAAGCTCACAGTAAGCGCTGAAGCTGGCTTCCGATGCTTGAGGAAGTTCTCTTTTGGAATATTTAACTGGATGATGTTTGAAGCGGGATCCATGCCTAAGCTACAAAAACTTGAACTCAGaatttggttatgcaatcggTTCGACATGATTGTTGCCGCTCGCACTGCCAGTGGTGGTGCTTTTGATTTCGGAATTGGAAACCTTCCATGCCTCATCACAGTCAAATATGCAGCACGTGGCTGCAATGTTTGCATGGCAGCTGCAAAGGCCGCTGTAGAGAGAGCTGCTGGCAGATATCCCAATCGCCCTACTCTACTCTTTCAAAAACTGGATGCAACCTACACCCTCACTGACTGTCAATTGTGGAG GGTTGATTGTGAAGGATGGGGAAGATATTATAAGAGTATGTACAATGAGGTACCGTTAGCAGGCTGTAAGAAGTAA
- the LOC125515646 gene encoding disease resistance protein RGA5-like isoform X1, which translates to MEAFLLKMSEEEDPDVHDKVWMNEVRELSYDLEDAIVDFMQSVGDKDEKPDGFIDKIKSLLGKLGKMKARHQIGKEIQDLKKQIIEVSDRNARYKGRETFSNAKNATVDPRALAVFEHALKLVGIDEPKAELIKLLTNEDGVASTQQHVKMICIVGSGGMGKTTLANQVYQELKEKFKCKAFISVSQNPDMMNIFRTILSEVSCQAYASTKAGTIRELIGKITNVLAHKRYFVVVDDIWAVDTWDVIKCAFPITCSGSIIITTTRKSDVADLCRSSCSGCIYNMRALDVVHSRQLFQRRLFDSNEDCPPNLQKVLDEILKKCGGIPLVIIAISGLLAITERTEHMWNQVKDSIGRALERNPSVEAMIKILSLSYFDLPPHLKTCLLYLSIFPEDSVIEKRALIWRWVAEGFIQKDGRYTTYELGERCFNELLNRSLIQVAWTNEYGKVESCRVHDIILDFIISKSIEENFVTLIGVPYITSRTQIKVRRLSLQVDEEGNSIRKTGMVLSHVRSLNVFGYSLEIPPLSEFGHLRVLDLELCHQVVNHHITNIGRLFQLRRLNLRWTEVSELPKEIGHLCCLEMLDIRGTQVQELPSTIVNLGRLVCLLHESSVKFPNGIEKMQALEMLGEVNVYRQPFNFPQEFGQRQNLRKLALNFEGASISVQEHEEEQCNKSIASALRKLDTQNIRSLTTVCGGRFLQ; encoded by the exons ATGGAGGCTTTTCTCCTCAAGATGTCGGAGGAGGAGGATCCTGATGTGCACGATAAAGTCTGGATGAATGAGGTGCGGGAGCTGTCCTATGACCTGGAGGATGCCATCGTTGACTTCATGCAAAGTGTTGGTGACAAAGATGAAAAGCCAGATGGCTTCATTGACAAGATCAAGAGCTTGCTAGGAAAGTTGGGAAAGATGAAGGCTCGCCACCAAATCGGCAAGGAGATtcaggatctgaagaaacagaTCATTGAGGTGAGCGATAGGAACGCAAGGTACAAGGGTCGTGAGACCTTCTCCAATGCCAAAAATGCGACCGTTGACCCTAGAGCTCTTGCTGTATTTGAGCATGCATTGAAGCTTGTTGGAATCGATGAACCCAAGGCTGAGTTGATCAAGTTGTTAACTAACGAGGATGGAGTTGCGTCAACACAACAACACGTGAAGATGATCTGCATTGTTGGATCGGGAGGAATGGGCAAAACAACTCTTGCAAACCAAGTGTATCAAGAGCTAAAAGAGAAATTCAAGTGTAAGGCTTTCATATCTGTGTCACAAAATCCAGATATGATGAATATCTTCAGAACCATTCTCAGTGAAGTCAGTTGCCAAGCTTATGCTAGCACAAAAGCAGGGACTATACGAGAACTCATCGGCAAGATCACCAATGTTCTAGCACACAAAAG GTATTTTGTTGTTGTTGACGATATATGGGCTGTGGATACATGGGATGTTATTAAGTGTGCATTCCCCATAACATGTTCTGGCAGTATAATAATCACCACTACTCGTAAAAGTGATGTCGCAGATTTATGTCGTTCATCATGTAGTGGTTGTATCTATAATATGAGGGCACTTGATGTGGTGCATTCAAGGCAACTATTTCAGAGAAGACTGTTTGATTCCAATGAAGATTGCCCTCCGAACCTTCAAAAAGTTcttgatgaaattttgaaaaaatgtgGTGGCATACCTTTGGTGATCATTGCCATATCTGGTTTGTTGGCTATCACGGAAAGAACAGAACATATGTGGAATCAGGTGAAAGATTCAATTGGTCGTGCACTTGAAAGGAATCCTAGTGTTGAAGCAATGATAAAGATATTGTCACTTAGCTACTTTGATCTTCCTCCCCATCTAAAAACATGTCTCTTGTATTTGAGTATATTTCCGGAAGATTCTGTTATTGAGAAAAGAGCCCTAATATGGAGATGGGTTGCTGAGGGATTCATTCAGAAAGATGGCAGATACACAACATATGAGTTAGGAGAGAGGTGTTTTAATGAGCTCCTCAATAGGAGTTTGATCCAAGTTGCATGGACAAATGAATATGGTAAGGTGGAGAGTTGTCGAGTTCATGACATAATTCTTGATTTCATCATATCGAAGTCCATTGAAGAGAACTTTGTCACTTTAATTGGTGTTCCGTATATAACTAGCAGGACACAAATCAAAGTTCGTCGTCTCTCTCTCCAAGTTGATGAGGAAGGAAATTCAATAAGAAAGACTGGCATGGTATTGTCTCATGTACGATCACTCAATGTGTTCGGGTATTCCTTGGAAATCCCTCCACTGAGTGAGTTTGGGCATTTGCGTGTTTTGGACCTTGAGCTTTGCCACCAAGTTGTAAACCACCATATTACAAATATTGGGAGATTGTTTCAGTTGAGGCGCCTCAACCTTAGATGGACAGAAGTAAGTGAGCTCCCAAAAGAAATCGGCCATCTATGTTGCTTAGAGATGCTAGACATAAGAGGCACCCAAGTACAAGAATTGCCATCAACTATTGTGAATCTCGGAAGATTGGTGTGTCTGCTTCATGAAAGTAGTGTTAAGTTTCCAAATGGAATTGAGAAGATGCAAGCATTAGAGATGTTGGGAGAGGTCAATGTCTATAGGCAGCCATTTAACTTCCCGCAAGAATTTGGACAGCGACAGAACCTGAGGAAGCTGGCCCTCAATTTTGAAGGTGCTTCCATCTCTGTACAGGAACATGAAGAGGAACAGTGCAATAAATCTATTGCTTCTGCTCTTCGCAAACTAGATACTCAGAACATTCGTTCTCTAACTACTGTTTGTGGGGGGCGCTTCTTACAATAG
- the LOC125515646 gene encoding disease resistance protein RGA5-like isoform X2: protein MEAFLLKMSEEEDPDVHDKVWMNEVRELSYDLEDAIVDFMQSVGDKDEKPDGFIDKIKSLLGKLGKMKARHQIGKEIQDLKKQIIEVSDRNARYKGRETFSNAKNATVDPRALAVFEHALKLVGIDEPKAELIKLLTNEDGVASTQQHVKMICIVGSGGMGKTTLANQVYQELKEKFKCKAFISVSQNPDMMNIFRTILSEVSCQAYASTKAGTIRELIGKITNVLAHKRFGSIYLSVYLYFVVVDDIWAVDTWDVIKCAFPITCSGSIIITTTRKSDVADLCRSSCSGCIYNMRALDVVHSRQLFQRRLFDSNEDCPPNLQKVLDEILKKCGGIPLVIIAISGLLAITERTEHMWNQVKDSIGRALERNPSVEAMIKILSLSYFDLPPHLKTCLLYLSIFPEDSVIEKRALIWRWVAEGFIQKDGRYTTYELGERCFNELLNRSLIQVAWTNEYGKVESCRVHDIILDFIISKSIEENFVTLIGVPYITSRTQIKVRRLSLQVDEEGNSIRKTGMVLSHVRSLNVFGYSLEIPPLSEFGHLRVLDLELCHQVVNHHITNIGRLFQLRRLNLRWTEVSELPKEIGHLCCLEMLDIRGTQVQELPSTIVNLGRLVCLLHESSVKFPNGIEKMQALEMLGEVNVYRQPFNFPQEFGQRQNLRKLALNFEGASISVQEHEEEQCNKSIASALRKLDTQNIRSLTTVCGGRFLQ, encoded by the exons ATGGAGGCTTTTCTCCTCAAGATGTCGGAGGAGGAGGATCCTGATGTGCACGATAAAGTCTGGATGAATGAGGTGCGGGAGCTGTCCTATGACCTGGAGGATGCCATCGTTGACTTCATGCAAAGTGTTGGTGACAAAGATGAAAAGCCAGATGGCTTCATTGACAAGATCAAGAGCTTGCTAGGAAAGTTGGGAAAGATGAAGGCTCGCCACCAAATCGGCAAGGAGATtcaggatctgaagaaacagaTCATTGAGGTGAGCGATAGGAACGCAAGGTACAAGGGTCGTGAGACCTTCTCCAATGCCAAAAATGCGACCGTTGACCCTAGAGCTCTTGCTGTATTTGAGCATGCATTGAAGCTTGTTGGAATCGATGAACCCAAGGCTGAGTTGATCAAGTTGTTAACTAACGAGGATGGAGTTGCGTCAACACAACAACACGTGAAGATGATCTGCATTGTTGGATCGGGAGGAATGGGCAAAACAACTCTTGCAAACCAAGTGTATCAAGAGCTAAAAGAGAAATTCAAGTGTAAGGCTTTCATATCTGTGTCACAAAATCCAGATATGATGAATATCTTCAGAACCATTCTCAGTGAAGTCAGTTGCCAAGCTTATGCTAGCACAAAAGCAGGGACTATACGAGAACTCATCGGCAAGATCACCAATGTTCTAGCACACAAAAGGTTCGGTTCTATTT ATCTG AGTGTTTATTT GTATTTTGTTGTTGTTGACGATATATGGGCTGTGGATACATGGGATGTTATTAAGTGTGCATTCCCCATAACATGTTCTGGCAGTATAATAATCACCACTACTCGTAAAAGTGATGTCGCAGATTTATGTCGTTCATCATGTAGTGGTTGTATCTATAATATGAGGGCACTTGATGTGGTGCATTCAAGGCAACTATTTCAGAGAAGACTGTTTGATTCCAATGAAGATTGCCCTCCGAACCTTCAAAAAGTTcttgatgaaattttgaaaaaatgtgGTGGCATACCTTTGGTGATCATTGCCATATCTGGTTTGTTGGCTATCACGGAAAGAACAGAACATATGTGGAATCAGGTGAAAGATTCAATTGGTCGTGCACTTGAAAGGAATCCTAGTGTTGAAGCAATGATAAAGATATTGTCACTTAGCTACTTTGATCTTCCTCCCCATCTAAAAACATGTCTCTTGTATTTGAGTATATTTCCGGAAGATTCTGTTATTGAGAAAAGAGCCCTAATATGGAGATGGGTTGCTGAGGGATTCATTCAGAAAGATGGCAGATACACAACATATGAGTTAGGAGAGAGGTGTTTTAATGAGCTCCTCAATAGGAGTTTGATCCAAGTTGCATGGACAAATGAATATGGTAAGGTGGAGAGTTGTCGAGTTCATGACATAATTCTTGATTTCATCATATCGAAGTCCATTGAAGAGAACTTTGTCACTTTAATTGGTGTTCCGTATATAACTAGCAGGACACAAATCAAAGTTCGTCGTCTCTCTCTCCAAGTTGATGAGGAAGGAAATTCAATAAGAAAGACTGGCATGGTATTGTCTCATGTACGATCACTCAATGTGTTCGGGTATTCCTTGGAAATCCCTCCACTGAGTGAGTTTGGGCATTTGCGTGTTTTGGACCTTGAGCTTTGCCACCAAGTTGTAAACCACCATATTACAAATATTGGGAGATTGTTTCAGTTGAGGCGCCTCAACCTTAGATGGACAGAAGTAAGTGAGCTCCCAAAAGAAATCGGCCATCTATGTTGCTTAGAGATGCTAGACATAAGAGGCACCCAAGTACAAGAATTGCCATCAACTATTGTGAATCTCGGAAGATTGGTGTGTCTGCTTCATGAAAGTAGTGTTAAGTTTCCAAATGGAATTGAGAAGATGCAAGCATTAGAGATGTTGGGAGAGGTCAATGTCTATAGGCAGCCATTTAACTTCCCGCAAGAATTTGGACAGCGACAGAACCTGAGGAAGCTGGCCCTCAATTTTGAAGGTGCTTCCATCTCTGTACAGGAACATGAAGAGGAACAGTGCAATAAATCTATTGCTTCTGCTCTTCGCAAACTAGATACTCAGAACATTCGTTCTCTAACTACTGTTTGTGGGGGGCGCTTCTTACAATAG